A region of Malaciobacter marinus DNA encodes the following proteins:
- a CDS encoding helix-turn-helix domain-containing protein, translated as MEKVNYYDLIDIEKKIQNPFSRETSFAKIKKEYGEGFTIFYDMGNGIALFVRKITPNKDLLLYEKSQVPGACLIFNLGSNINFAYKDEKEHILRKNHFFLELASNEFYCEIPLKKNQAFISIFIGTKSDLFLKIAYKIENIKKYMELAFKQSYYVLGNLQIDALQSELSNDFKDENYFEDSLKSIYLESKITNLLHHTIEKISKSLNDKSSISLKKDRISSLERAKEIIMKDYNSKLSIKNIAYKSAINECYLKKDFKEYYGMTILQMIQERRLEVAKRLLKENFSVKEVALKVGYNNTSYFSKLFFNHFLITPNNYRKELNNY; from the coding sequence ATGGAAAAAGTAAACTACTACGATTTAATAGATATAGAAAAGAAGATTCAAAATCCTTTTTCAAGAGAGACATCTTTTGCAAAAATAAAAAAAGAGTATGGAGAAGGTTTTACTATCTTTTATGATATGGGAAATGGTATTGCGCTTTTTGTTAGAAAAATTACTCCTAATAAAGATTTATTATTATATGAAAAATCACAAGTTCCAGGAGCATGTTTAATCTTTAATCTTGGTTCAAATATTAATTTTGCATATAAAGATGAAAAAGAGCATATTTTAAGAAAAAATCACTTTTTTTTAGAACTAGCTTCAAATGAGTTTTATTGTGAAATTCCTTTGAAAAAAAATCAAGCTTTTATTTCTATTTTCATAGGAACAAAAAGTGACCTATTTTTAAAAATTGCATATAAAATTGAAAATATTAAAAAATACATGGAACTTGCATTTAAACAAAGCTATTATGTTCTAGGAAATTTGCAAATTGATGCACTCCAATCTGAATTATCCAATGATTTTAAAGATGAAAACTATTTTGAGGATAGTTTAAAAAGTATATATTTAGAATCAAAAATTACAAACTTACTTCATCATACAATTGAAAAAATTTCTAAATCTTTAAATGATAAATCTTCAATAAGCTTAAAAAAAGATAGAATATCCTCTTTAGAGCGAGCAAAAGAGATAATTATGAAAGATTATAACTCTAAATTATCTATAAAAAATATAGCTTATAAATCTGCAATAAATGAGTGTTATTTAAAAAAAGATTTTAAAGAATATTATGGAATGACAATCCTACAAATGATTCAAGAAAGACGATTAGAAGTTGCAAAAAGACTTTTAAAAGAAAATTTTAGTGTAAAAGAAGTTGCTTTAAAAGTAGGATATAATAATACTAGCTATTTTAGTAAACTCTTTTTCAATCATTTTTTAATTACTCCAAATAATTATAGAAAAGAGCTTAATAATTATTGA
- a CDS encoding TonB-dependent siderophore receptor, which translates to MKSFNKKILTLSLFAAFALQSNLVAKDGKSLGTVDVVSSNDTETTKSYTVDSMRTSSKLNLSIKDTPQSVSVMTTQQMKDQNITSFQDLMENVSGVTVNRWDERIYPYARGFKIDYYKVDGMPSHATIADNDFDLSMFDRVEIVKGANGLTTGAGNPALSLNFVRKHATSKEFNGNISLSGGSWDAYSATADISTPLNKKGNIRARIVAKHEDKKSFMDGYDKQNDFFYGVVDMDLSDTTFLSLGASYQKLDRSGIRWGGLPAFYNDNSKTNFDRKDAVTEDWTYWDSKTKSYFLDFKQFLYKDIAFNLSYSHKKVYSDTSLLYFGGRVDKNTGLGVEYTPLAYSNDQYDKEDNLDAYITAPFELGGLDHEIILGYMYNKKRLVSNKWGYPSLAGAVLDFNNINIAKPNLDYSNSGTPDKTVQTGIYLVGKFSLLDSLKLITGARVSDWEYVNEKGEGNREFTNEVTPYIGLVYDIDNNHSIYTSYTDIFNPQDKRSASGNYLDPVEGKNYEIGVKGEYFDGRLNASLSIFRIEQDNVAKKLPGVKVIGTKKDAYEIAEGVTSKGFEFDIAGAITEDWSINFGLANFEAKEANGDKYATNISRTTANLFTKYKLNDLSFGAGLNYKSKQENKSKYGTITQDAYIIANAMANYKINKNLNLQLNVNNIFDKEYYSGIGENGSANSMTYGTPRNATLTLQYSF; encoded by the coding sequence ATGAAATCATTTAATAAAAAGATATTAACACTATCTTTATTTGCAGCTTTTGCATTGCAATCAAATCTAGTTGCAAAAGATGGAAAATCTTTAGGTACAGTTGATGTAGTCTCTTCAAATGACACAGAAACTACAAAATCATATACAGTGGATTCTATGAGAACATCTTCAAAACTAAATCTTTCTATAAAAGATACACCTCAATCAGTATCTGTAATGACTACACAACAAATGAAAGATCAAAATATAACATCATTTCAAGATTTGATGGAAAATGTTTCAGGGGTAACAGTAAATAGATGGGATGAAAGAATCTATCCTTATGCTAGGGGATTTAAAATTGATTATTATAAAGTAGATGGAATGCCTTCTCATGCTACTATTGCAGATAATGATTTTGATTTATCTATGTTTGATAGAGTGGAAATTGTTAAAGGTGCTAATGGCTTAACAACTGGTGCTGGAAATCCTGCTTTAAGTTTAAATTTTGTAAGAAAACATGCAACAAGTAAAGAGTTTAACGGCAATATTTCATTATCTGGTGGTTCATGGGATGCATATAGTGCAACAGCAGATATATCAACTCCTTTAAATAAAAAAGGAAATATAAGAGCTAGAATTGTAGCAAAACATGAAGATAAAAAATCATTTATGGATGGATATGATAAACAAAATGACTTTTTTTATGGTGTTGTAGATATGGATTTAAGTGATACTACATTTTTATCACTAGGTGCAAGTTATCAAAAACTTGATAGAAGTGGTATTAGATGGGGTGGTTTACCAGCTTTTTATAATGACAATAGCAAAACAAATTTTGATAGAAAAGATGCAGTAACTGAAGATTGGACATATTGGGATAGTAAAACAAAAAGTTATTTTTTAGATTTTAAACAGTTTTTATATAAAGATATTGCATTTAATCTATCTTATTCTCATAAAAAAGTTTATAGTGATACATCACTTTTATACTTTGGCGGTAGAGTAGATAAAAATACAGGTTTAGGAGTAGAATATACTCCTCTTGCTTACTCAAATGACCAATATGATAAAGAAGATAATTTAGATGCTTATATTACTGCTCCTTTTGAACTAGGTGGCTTAGACCATGAAATTATATTAGGATATATGTATAATAAAAAAAGACTTGTAAGTAATAAGTGGGGATATCCTTCATTAGCAGGTGCAGTTTTAGATTTTAATAATATAAATATTGCAAAACCAAATCTTGATTATTCAAATAGTGGAACTCCTGATAAAACTGTACAAACAGGTATCTATTTAGTTGGAAAATTCTCTTTACTTGATTCTTTAAAATTAATTACAGGAGCAAGAGTTTCTGATTGGGAGTATGTAAATGAAAAAGGAGAAGGAAATAGAGAGTTTACAAATGAAGTAACTCCATATATTGGTTTAGTTTATGATATTGATAATAATCATTCAATTTATACAAGTTACACAGATATTTTTAATCCGCAAGATAAACGAAGTGCAAGTGGTAATTATTTAGACCCAGTTGAGGGTAAAAATTATGAAATTGGTGTAAAAGGTGAATATTTTGATGGTAGATTAAATGCATCTTTATCTATTTTTAGAATTGAGCAAGATAATGTAGCAAAAAAATTGCCTGGAGTAAAAGTTATAGGAACAAAAAAAGATGCATATGAAATTGCAGAAGGTGTTACAAGTAAAGGTTTTGAGTTTGACATTGCAGGAGCAATAACAGAAGATTGGAGCATAAATTTTGGATTAGCTAATTTTGAAGCTAAAGAGGCAAATGGAGATAAATATGCAACTAATATATCAAGAACAACAGCAAATTTATTTACAAAATATAAGTTAAATGATTTAAGTTTTGGTGCAGGATTAAATTATAAAAGTAAACAAGAAAATAAGAGTAAATATGGGACTATTACACAAGATGCTTATATAATTGCTAATGCAATGGCAAATTATAAAATAAATAAAAATCTAAATTTACAACTAAATGTAAATAATATATTTGATAAAGAATATTATTCAGGGATAGGTGAGAATGGTTCTGCAAATAGTATGACTTATGGTACACCAAGAAATGCTACACTAACTTTACAATACTCATTTTAA
- a CDS encoding response regulator transcription factor, whose protein sequence is MLKEEYKKLKVLYVEDEDFIRANAVSYLKRFFHDVYEANDAYMALELIEKKQPHLVITDIKMPKLSGLDMIRRVRQTDEKTQFIVLSAFTNKDYLLDAIDLGLVKYLSKPIKHDTIFPLLLKCAKHSFENENNKKFINETTYFDSFEKLLKVDEQEIKLTKSEMLFLELLCVNSPKVVSYEEIQEFVWEDEFMSDNAIRLLVRDLRKKLPCKAIKNVSKIGYKIELFK, encoded by the coding sequence ATGTTAAAAGAAGAATACAAAAAATTAAAAGTACTATATGTTGAAGATGAAGATTTTATAAGAGCAAATGCTGTCTCATATTTAAAAAGATTTTTCCATGATGTATATGAAGCAAATGATGCTTATATGGCTTTAGAACTTATTGAAAAAAAACAACCACACTTAGTAATAACAGATATAAAAATGCCAAAATTAAGTGGTTTAGATATGATAAGAAGAGTAAGACAAACAGATGAAAAGACTCAATTTATAGTGCTTAGTGCTTTTACTAATAAAGACTATTTACTTGATGCAATAGATTTAGGCTTAGTTAAATACTTATCAAAACCCATAAAACATGATACTATTTTTCCTTTGCTTTTAAAGTGTGCAAAACATAGTTTTGAAAATGAGAATAATAAGAAATTTATAAATGAAACTACTTATTTTGATAGTTTTGAGAAGCTCTTAAAAGTAGATGAGCAAGAGATAAAACTAACAAAAAGTGAAATGCTTTTTTTAGAACTTCTTTGTGTTAATTCACCAAAGGTAGTGAGTTATGAAGAAATTCAAGAGTTTGTTTGGGAAGATGAGTTTATGAGCGACAATGCAATTAGACTTTTGGTTCGTGATTTAAGAAAGAAGCTTCCTTGTAAAGCTATCAAAAATGTATCAAAGATTGGATACAAAATAGAACTTTTTAAATGA
- a CDS encoding sensor histidine kinase — protein MKKIFFILFVFSFSFVFADKFNLIKSFQVSEDFEIFKEFGKNDFLEYKNKKVKKFAVKIELDKSLLKDKEFYLTVISDYENLLFSNISYIKNNHILISKLDENTPNEITFYYSYDKPKRAGFRIKIISEFEYKNIFPFEGILYGVAYGIIFCAFLYYFIIYFSTRKSYFLYYSIMQIFVLASLIGFVYFSFKPYPTNNAQAIVDIFENMSFIFTLLFAKEILKTKKKMPYANYLLCFLIGINIVDIFIIFFTKYSILYEYMPFYIIFLLPTILGIISIINKNENTIIYTIGWSFMTIFIYLAEMELIPLSGIYTIHIVAPMESLIFSFALAFTLRAIVNEKNEKEKLLIHKSKLASMGEMINNIAHQWRQPLTHLSYINMNLQMASYDNQLNKEYLNEKIEESNNQLEFMSNTIESFSDFYKPQKQKDYFYISSAVKQAINIMSVILDKYDIEISLKIRNDMKIYSYENEYSQVVLNLITNAKDILLQREIINPKIKITIDTNLNRSVTTVCDNAKGVDNKNIQKVFEPYFTTKEKGSGIGLYMSKTIINSHFKGDLKVTNTKEGACFFIEV, from the coding sequence ATGAAAAAGATTTTTTTTATTTTATTTGTCTTTTCTTTCTCTTTTGTTTTTGCAGATAAATTTAATTTAATAAAAAGTTTTCAAGTTTCTGAAGATTTTGAAATATTTAAAGAGTTTGGTAAAAATGACTTTTTAGAGTATAAAAATAAAAAAGTAAAAAAGTTTGCTGTAAAAATAGAGCTTGATAAATCACTTTTAAAAGATAAAGAGTTCTATTTAACAGTGATATCAGATTATGAAAATTTACTTTTTTCAAATATATCTTATATAAAAAATAATCATATTTTAATATCAAAATTAGATGAAAATACTCCTAATGAAATAACTTTTTATTACTCTTATGATAAACCTAAAAGAGCAGGTTTTAGGATTAAAATTATTAGTGAATTTGAGTATAAAAATATTTTTCCATTTGAGGGAATTTTATATGGAGTAGCTTATGGAATCATCTTTTGCGCTTTTTTATACTATTTTATAATATATTTTTCAACTAGAAAAAGTTACTTTTTATATTACTCTATAATGCAAATATTTGTACTAGCATCTTTAATTGGTTTTGTCTATTTTAGCTTTAAACCATACCCTACAAATAATGCTCAAGCAATTGTTGATATTTTTGAAAATATGAGTTTTATTTTTACTTTATTATTTGCAAAAGAGATTTTAAAAACAAAAAAGAAGATGCCATATGCAAACTATTTATTATGTTTTTTAATAGGCATAAATATTGTTGATATTTTTATAATATTTTTTACTAAATACTCTATTTTATATGAATATATGCCTTTTTATATAATCTTTTTATTACCAACTATTTTAGGTATTATTTCAATAATTAACAAAAATGAAAATACTATAATATATACAATTGGTTGGAGTTTTATGACTATTTTTATATATTTGGCTGAAATGGAGTTAATTCCTTTAAGTGGAATATATACAATACATATAGTTGCACCAATGGAGTCTTTAATTTTTAGTTTTGCACTAGCTTTTACTTTAAGAGCTATTGTAAATGAAAAGAATGAAAAGGAAAAATTACTTATTCATAAAAGTAAATTAGCCTCTATGGGTGAGATGATAAACAACATTGCCCATCAATGGAGACAGCCTTTGACTCACTTAAGTTATATAAATATGAACCTACAAATGGCATCTTATGATAATCAACTAAATAAAGAATATCTAAATGAAAAAATAGAAGAATCAAATAATCAACTTGAGTTTATGTCAAATACTATTGAAAGTTTTAGTGATTTTTATAAACCACAAAAACAAAAAGATTATTTTTATATTTCAAGCGCTGTAAAACAAGCAATAAATATTATGTCTGTTATTTTAGATAAATATGATATTGAAATTTCATTGAAAATAAGAAATGATATGAAAATTTACTCTTACGAAAATGAGTATTCTCAAGTTGTATTAAATCTAATAACAAATGCAAAAGATATTTTACTGCAAAGGGAAATCATAAATCCAAAAATCAAAATAACTATTGATACAAATTTAAATAGAAGTGTTACAACTGTTTGTGATAATGCAAAAGGAGTTGATAATAAAAATATTCAAAAAGTATTTGAACCATATTTTACTACTAAAGAAAAAGGAAGTGGAATAGGGCTATATATGTCAAAAACAATAATCAACTCTCACTTTAAAGGAGATTTGAAAGTAACAAACACCAAAGAAGGTGCTTGTTTTTTTATTGAAGTTTGA
- a CDS encoding PepSY-associated TM helix domain-containing protein, giving the protein MSHNPTKLLKQRLQRVHVAAGITFSLFMYVAVFFGIFAIFLPYIQTWEKPSRHFEAADIKNINYSAMIDPVISDPEFPRNNIIIQLPGYRGDPALKIRHMFTQAVVFNPNSMEKIEDEKDISELAWFLNSMHYGRPLKTFGYLLFGFVAVGVMFLIIGGLIQVYLIKYKNKGKNQQSKFSKWHRKIFTWIFAPFIIVTLTGALMNIGFVGSAPMAYISSKGETFQIGRLIRPVLNPEKEKIEKKNDTVEMLPINELIKKAQEINPNVNFHKIKLINWKDSSAQVELEGYNPKMPFLNGIYNDPTVILSGVDGSLIQNIKVLDSHWSKLFVDSMYFLHLLFGVDVFTRILMATLMAICAVAIGFGVMLWLEKRAKRFENKVPFYHWFGKLSLAVMIGVIPATGFIFLLQWILPFDMQDRLIWQKGLFFVFWLATFTWSFYRINSYQATKEFFFIGALFFMLTPILHFYNSGFNPIELYALKMNTILNVDLGLFLFGLLLMLLAYKLPNNRNEAKSFFKAKV; this is encoded by the coding sequence ATGAGTCATAATCCAACAAAACTATTAAAACAAAGACTACAAAGGGTTCATGTAGCAGCTGGGATTACTTTTTCATTATTTATGTATGTAGCTGTCTTTTTTGGAATTTTTGCAATTTTTTTACCATACATTCAAACATGGGAAAAACCATCAAGACATTTTGAAGCAGCTGATATTAAAAATATAAATTATTCTGCCATGATTGATCCAGTAATTTCAGACCCAGAATTTCCAAGAAATAATATAATTATTCAACTACCAGGATACAGAGGTGATCCTGCACTTAAAATAAGACATATGTTTACTCAAGCTGTTGTATTTAATCCAAATAGTATGGAAAAAATAGAAGATGAAAAAGATATTTCTGAACTTGCGTGGTTTTTAAATAGTATGCATTATGGAAGACCATTGAAAACTTTTGGTTATTTACTATTTGGATTTGTTGCAGTTGGAGTAATGTTTTTAATTATTGGTGGACTAATTCAAGTCTATTTAATAAAATATAAAAACAAAGGAAAAAATCAACAAAGTAAATTTTCTAAATGGCATAGAAAAATTTTCACATGGATATTTGCTCCTTTTATTATAGTTACATTAACAGGTGCTTTAATGAACATAGGATTTGTAGGCTCAGCGCCTATGGCATATATAAGTTCAAAAGGTGAAACTTTTCAAATAGGAAGACTAATAAGACCTGTTCTTAACCCAGAAAAAGAGAAAATTGAAAAGAAAAATGATACTGTTGAAATGCTTCCAATTAATGAACTAATAAAAAAAGCACAAGAAATAAATCCAAATGTCAACTTTCACAAAATAAAGCTTATAAATTGGAAAGATTCAAGTGCACAAGTTGAACTTGAGGGATACAATCCCAAAATGCCATTTTTAAATGGTATTTACAATGATCCAACTGTTATATTAAGTGGAGTAGATGGAAGCTTAATACAAAATATAAAAGTTTTAGATTCCCATTGGTCTAAACTATTTGTAGATAGCATGTATTTCTTACATTTACTTTTTGGAGTTGATGTATTTACTAGAATTCTTATGGCAACACTTATGGCTATTTGTGCAGTTGCAATTGGATTTGGTGTAATGCTTTGGCTTGAAAAACGAGCAAAAAGATTTGAAAATAAAGTTCCATTTTACCATTGGTTTGGGAAATTATCACTTGCAGTTATGATAGGTGTTATTCCAGCAACTGGCTTTATATTTTTACTTCAATGGATTTTACCATTTGATATGCAAGATAGACTTATTTGGCAAAAGGGCTTATTTTTTGTCTTTTGGCTTGCAACATTTACATGGTCATTTTATAGAATTAATTCATACCAAGCAACAAAAGAGTTCTTTTTTATAGGAGCTTTATTTTTTATGCTAACTCCAATATTACATTTTTACAATAGTGGATTTAATCCAATTGAATTATATGCTCTTAAAATGAATACTATTTTAAATGTTGATTTAGGACTGTTTTTATTTGGTTTATTACTTATGTTATTAGCTTACAAACTACCAAATAATAGAAATGAAGCAAAAAGCTTTTTTAAAGCAAAAGTTTAA
- the serS gene encoding serine--tRNA ligase: MIDIKLLQKDFETTANALKRKGVDAKLLDSLKTISQDAKAKRQSMEDVTAEQNKLSKEFGRYKKEGLDIAPLQKSIGELKAKKQDLEDEVRILEEKLTSIALGVPNFPDENVPDGENEDENVVLETIGEKPSFSFEPKEHWDLGEKNGWLDFERGVKLAKSRFSAMKGVAARLERALINYMLDFNRQRGFEEWYVPFMANSNTLQGTGQLPKFEDDLFKIEGEDLYLIPTAEVSLTNLYSDEIVAVDELPLMLTSYTPCFRKEAGSAGRDTRGLIRQHQFDKVEMVAITKQEESEEIFEKMVACASDLLTSLGLSHQKVMLCTGDLGFSAAKTIDLEVWLPGQNKYREISSISNTKEFQARRAKIRYKENKKNILAHTLNGSSLAVGRTLVAIMENYQQEDGSIKIPDVLKKYM, encoded by the coding sequence ATGATAGATATAAAATTACTGCAAAAAGATTTTGAAACTACTGCAAATGCCTTAAAAAGAAAAGGTGTAGATGCAAAACTACTTGATAGTTTAAAAACAATTTCACAAGATGCTAAAGCAAAAAGACAAAGCATGGAAGATGTAACTGCAGAGCAAAATAAATTATCAAAAGAGTTTGGAAGATATAAAAAAGAAGGACTTGATATAGCACCATTACAAAAAAGTATTGGTGAACTTAAAGCTAAAAAACAAGACTTAGAAGATGAGGTTAGAATTTTAGAAGAGAAACTAACTTCAATCGCACTTGGTGTTCCAAATTTTCCAGATGAGAATGTTCCAGATGGTGAAAATGAAGATGAAAATGTTGTATTAGAAACAATAGGTGAAAAACCATCATTTAGTTTTGAACCAAAAGAACATTGGGATTTAGGTGAAAAAAATGGATGGCTAGATTTTGAAAGAGGCGTTAAGTTAGCTAAATCTAGATTTTCAGCTATGAAAGGAGTTGCTGCAAGATTAGAAAGAGCATTGATTAATTATATGCTTGATTTTAATAGACAAAGAGGTTTTGAAGAGTGGTATGTTCCATTTATGGCAAACTCAAATACTTTGCAAGGAACAGGACAACTTCCAAAATTTGAAGATGATTTGTTTAAAATTGAGGGTGAGGATTTATATCTTATTCCAACAGCAGAAGTAAGTCTTACTAATCTTTATAGTGATGAAATAGTTGCAGTTGATGAATTACCTTTAATGCTAACTTCTTATACTCCTTGTTTTAGAAAAGAAGCAGGAAGTGCAGGGCGAGATACAAGAGGATTGATTAGACAACACCAATTTGATAAAGTTGAAATGGTTGCAATTACTAAACAAGAAGAATCAGAAGAAATATTTGAAAAAATGGTTGCTTGTGCTAGTGATTTATTAACTTCACTTGGACTTTCTCATCAAAAAGTTATGCTTTGTACTGGTGATTTAGGATTTAGTGCAGCAAAAACAATTGATTTAGAAGTTTGGCTTCCTGGACAAAATAAGTATAGAGAAATATCTTCAATCTCAAATACTAAAGAGTTTCAAGCAAGACGAGCAAAAATTAGATATAAAGAGAATAAAAAGAATATTTTAGCGCATACATTAAATGGTTCTTCTTTAGCAGTTGGAAGAACACTTGTAGCTATAATGGAAAACTATCAACAAGAAGATGGTTCTATAAAAATACCTGACGTACTTAAAAAGTATATGTAA